From Drosophila nasuta strain 15112-1781.00 chromosome X, ASM2355853v1, whole genome shotgun sequence, one genomic window encodes:
- the LOC132795952 gene encoding chondroitin sulfate glucuronyltransferase: MRKLSSSLSRNHYFVIGLALGLVLSCCIPQDIRQLVQQEECPQEVAENLLIERFGQDFEPHLNLISKPLSAKKPVKNVLRPRYYSSELGIREKIFIGVMTSQENINSYATAFNRTTAHLVNKMKFFINADSVKTNYELKNIVGFTDTRESRRPFHVIKYIADNYLDDYDYFLLVTDNVYVDARKLNALLYHMSITFDLYMGGTRIRASSTNAGGVAPGAENESNADDDHDDGGDAAAGDDGGGGDSDGGGLSDRNYCALEAGILFSSSVIRKMRNNLDRCVRIGSTNDHSVNIGRCVKYASHVSGCQETFQGMRQYSYALNTKTRQYKDLSLLAKEPAFLNATTVYPVQTPEDFYRLHAYYSKHHLELVQQRGYELEQKSYRIANGSISNKILEIRWPLGVPPPSAPETRHDMLTWQLLNGTHSFLPNANANADHAVSPLSRIDALDFAKVLEIALQYATQKHPKLHYHSLHSAYRKFDATRGMDYQLHLNLYEGPTPKRLQLKSFEVVKPLGRVEVVPSPYVTESTRIALLVPSFEHQVPDALGFVAQYERICMHNQSNTFLLLIFLYRLDSPSKGDDDPFKALKKLALELSSKYKTDGSRIAWVSIRLPADLSAPVAADDWLLHASMYGPRQLLSLAVADLALPKLGLESLVLLATPSMSFRTDFLNRVRINTIQGFQVYAPIGFQLYPCNWAHFCKECDNCDISQSSGYFDRHNHDVIAFYSRDYVQARKLMAPLGLPIMHTDLDIEQLLQSPQRPAGVESILDMFVAAQHTVHILRAVEPHLRFGLDVRQHLARGGELPMPLPSRCGREQCIHLASRKQIGDAIIRYEDKSILQK; encoded by the exons GTAAAAAATGTGCTGCGACCACGTTACTACTCCTCGGAGCTGGGGATACGGGAAAAGATCTTCATTGGTGTGATGACCTCACAGGAGAACATCAACAGCTATGCGACAGCGTTCAATCGCACCACCGCCCATCTGGTCAACAAAATGAAGTTCTTCATCAATGCGGACAGTGTTAAGACCAACTATGAGCTGAAGAATATCGTTGGCTTCACGGACACACGCGAGAGTCGTCGTCCGTTCCATGTGATCAAATACATTGCCGACAACTATTTggatgattatgattattttctgCTCGTTACCGACAATGTGTATGTCGATGCGCGTAAACTGAATGCGCTGCTCTATCACATGAGCATCACCTTTGATCTGTATATGGGAGGCACACGAATACGCGCATCATCAACAAATGCTGGTGGAGTGGCGCCTGGAGCAGAGAATGAATCgaatgctgatgatgatcatgatgatgGAGGAGATGCCGCTGCCGGCGACGATGGAGGAGGTGGCGATAGCGACGGCGGTGGTCTCAGTGATCGCAACTATTGCGCCCTCGAGGCGGGAATTCTCTTCAGCAGCAGTGTCATCCGCAAGATGCGCAACAATCTGGATCGGTGTGTGCGCATTGGCAGCACCAACGATCACAGCGTCAACATTGGACGGTGTGTCAAGTATGCCAGTCATGTGTCCGGTTGCCAGGAAACATTTCAG gGTATGCGACAATACAGCTACGCTTTAAACACCAAGACGCGTCAGTATAAGGATCTCAGCCTGCTGGCCAAGGAGCCGGCATTCCTTAACGCAACCACTGTGTATCCGGTGCAGACGCCCGAGGACTTTTATCGCCTGCACGCTTATTATTCCAAG CACCATCTGGAGCTAGTGCAACAGCGTGGCTATGAGCTGGAACAGAAATCGTATCGCATTGCGAATGGCAGCATATCGAACAAGATACTCGAGATACGCTGGCCGCTGGGCGTGCCACCGCCCAGTGCACCGGAGACGCGACACGATATGCTGACGTGGCAACTCTTGAATGGGACACACAGTTTTCTGCccaatgcgaatgcgaatgcggatCATGCTGTCTCCCCCCTCAGTCGGATCGATGCCCTCGACTTTGCCAAAGTGCTGGAGATAGCGTTGCAATATGCGACGCAAAAGCATCCCAAACTCCACTATCACAGTCTGCACAGTGCGTACCGAAAGTTTGATGCCACACGTGGCATGGACTATCAGTTGCATTTGAATCTGTATGAGGGCCCAACACCCAAGCGATTGCAGCTGAAGAGCTTTGAGGTCGTCAAGCCGCTGGGACGTGTCGAGGTTGTCCCATCGCCCTATGTCACCGAGAGCACAAGGATTGCCCTGTTGGTGCCATCGTTTGAGCATCAGGTGCCCGATGCCCTCGGCTTTGTGGCGCAATATGAACGCATCTGTATGCACAACCAGAGCAACACCTTTCTCTTGCTG ATCTTTCTTTATCGCCTCGACTCGCCCAGTAAAGGCGACGATGATCCCTTCAAGGCGCTGAAGAAGCTCGCACTGGAATTGTCCTCCAAATACAAGACAGATGGCTCTCGCATTGCCTGGGTCTCCATCCGCCTGCCCGCTGATCTAAGCGCTCCCGTTGCCGCCGACGATTGGCTGCTCCACGCCTCCATGTATGGACCAAGGCAGCTGTTGAGCTTGGCTGTTGCCGATCTGGCACTGCCCAAGCTCGGTCTCGAGTCGCTGGTGCTGCTCGCGACGCCGAGCATGAGTTTTCGCACCGATTTCCTCAATCGAGTGCGCATCAACACGATACAGGGCTTTCAGGTGTATGCTCCGATCGGCTTTCAGCTCTATCCCTGCAATTGGGCGCACTTCTGCAAGGAGTGCGACAACTGCGACATTAGCCAGAGCAGCGGCTACTTTGATCGCCACAATCACGATGTCATCGCCTTCTACAGTCGCGACTATGTGCAGG CACGCAAACTGATGGCGCCGCTGGGTCTGCCCATCATGCACACAGATCTGGACattgagcagctgctgcagtcgcCACAGCGTCCGGCCGGAGTGGAGAGTATACTCGACATGTTTGTGGCCGCCCAGCACACAGTGCACATACTGCGAGCCGTGGAGCCGCATCTGCGCTTCGGTCTCGATGTGCGACAGCATTTGGCACGAGGCGGCGAGCTGCCGATGCCGCTGCCCAGTCGATGTGGGCGGGAGCAGTGCATCCATTTGGCGTCGCGCAAACAGATTGGCGATGCCATCATACGCTACGAGGACAAAAgtattttgcaaaaataa
- the LOC132795954 gene encoding dual specificity mitogen-activated protein kinase kinase 6 → MSRRRPPPLAPLNRTPETVLVPPRNLDSRATIQIGEQTFDIDADSLEKICDLGRGAYGIVEKMRHRQTGTVLAVKRIPMTVNYREQQRLIMDLDISMRSSDCPYTVHFYGAMYREGDVWICMEVMNTSLDKFYPKVFKNKQTMEETVLGKIAMSVVSALHYLHAQLRVIHRDVKPSNILINRSGQVKICDFGISGYLVDSVAKTIDAGCKPYMAPERIDPQGNPAQYDIRSDVWSLGISMIEMATGQYPYNKWRTPFEQLRQVVEDDPPRLTAGSFSPEFESFIATCLQKEYTARPNYEQLLQHSFIVEHLQRNTDISEFVARILDLPDEQSPQ, encoded by the exons ATGTCACGACGTCGCCCTCCGCCCTTAGCCCCCCTTAATCGGACTCCGGAAACGGTGCT tgtgcCACCACGTAATCTAGACTCGAGGGCAACCATACAGATTGGGGAGCAAACATTTGACATCGATGCCGACAGTTTGGAGAAGATTTGCGATTTGGGACGCGGCGCCTATGGCATCGTGGAGAAGATGCGACACCGGCAAACTGGGACAGTTCTTGCCGTCAAACGCATACCGATGACCGTGAATTATCGGGAACAGCAGCGACTCATCATGGATCTGGACATATCGATGCGGTCCAGCGATTGCCCCTATACGGTTCATTTCTATGGCGCCATGTATCGCGAGGGCGATGTCTGGATCTGCATGGAGGTGATGAACACCAGTCTGGACAAATTCTATCCCAAAGTGTTCAAAAATAAGCAAACCATGGAGGAGACGGTGCTCGGCAAG ATTGCGATGAGCGTGGTCAGCGCTTTGCATTATCTGCATGCCCAGCTGCGGGTGATTCATCGTGATGTAAAGCCCTCCAATATATTGATAAATCGCAGTGGCCAGGTCAAGATTTGTGACTTTGGCATCTCAG GTTACCTCGTCGATTCGGTGGCCAAGACCATAGATGCCGGCTGCAAGCCGTATATGGCACCGGAACGCATCGATCCGCAAGGAAATCCAGCGCAGTACGATATACGCTCCGATGTGTGGTCGCTGGGCATTAGTATGATTGAAATGGCCACCGGTCAGTATCCTTACAACAAATGGCGAACGCCCTTCGAACAGTTGCGTCAg GTTGTTGAGGATGATCCACCACGTTTGACAGCTGGTTCGTTTTCACCAGAGTTCGAGAGCTTTATCGCCACATGCTTGCAAAAGGAGTATACGGCGCGACCCAACTACGAGCAGTTGCTGCAGCACAGCTTTATCGTCGAGCATTTACAGCGCAACACGGACATCTCGGAGTTTGTCGCCAGGATATTGGATCTGCCAGATGAGCAGTCACCGCAGTAG
- the LOC132795955 gene encoding probable alpha-aspartyl dipeptidase has translation MCAARSLLLLSSSRLHGSNYLEHARGQLEELFRAKNVKTVLFVPYALPDHDKYTQLVRDALQPWGYNVEGLHTKPNHSLALTEAQAIFVGGGNTFVLLSKLYELQLVDLIRQLVLERGLTYVGSSAGTNVATRSIHTTNDMPVAQPPTFEALGLVPFNINPHYLDPELNSQHKGETRDERLSEFVAYHKRPVLGLREGTSLSVQGDQAKLLGCRNAKLFKADGTTVEYEPEADLSFLLKS, from the exons atGTGCGCTGCACGCAGTTTATTATTGCTATCCTCATCGCGGCTGCACGGCAGCAATTATTTGGAGCACGCCCGTGGCCAACTGGAGGAGTTATTTCGTGC TAAAAATGTAAAGACTGTGCTCTTTGTGCCGTACGCTTTGCCCGATCACGACAAGTACACGCAGCTAGTGCGCGATGCACTGCAGCCCTGGGGCTACAACGTCGAAGGGCTGCACACTAAGCCCAATCACAGTTTGGCATTGACTGAAGCCCAAGCCATCTTTGTGGGCGGCGGCAACACATTTGTGTTGCTCAGCAAACTCTACGAACTCCAGCTGGTCGATCTCATCCGTCAGCTCGTCCTCGAGCGCGGTCTCACCTATGTGGGCAGCAGTGCCGGCACCAATGTGGCCACCCGTTCCATACACACCACCAACGACATGCCCGTCGCCCAGCCGCCCACCTTTGAGGCCCTCGGCCTGGTGCCGTTCAACATCAATCCGCACTATCTGGACCCGGAATTGAATAGTCAGCACAAGGGTGAGACCAGGGACGAGCGTCTTTCCGAATTTGTCGCCTATCACAAGCGACCGGTGCTGGGACTAAGGGAGGGCACCAGTCTCAGTGTCCAGGGCGATCAGGCCAAGTTGTTGGGCTGCCGCAATGCCAAGCTCTTTAAAGC CGATGGCACCACTGTGGAGTACGAACCTGAGGCGGATCTCAGCTTTTTGCTTAAATCCTAA